A stretch of DNA from Roseovarius sp. M141:
GCTCCGCGCCCATGCGGTTTTCGCGGCAGTCGTTGATCTGCATTTCCATGGTGCGGACCTCGCCTGCCTCCTCGTTCCACTTGGGATAGACGGGGCGCACACCGGCCATGTCTTCGGACGCGCCGTGGCAATCGGCGCAGGATTTGCCCTCCGAGCCTTCGGCCGTGTTCCAGACATCCTCGGCCTGTTCGACAAAGATCATGCCGGGGTTGTCAAAATCGTCCGCCTGCATGGCGCGGGTTTCGTCCCCGCGGTAATGCCAGCCCGAAATCACCTCGTCCAACACGTCCGACACGGCAGGCGGCGCGTCCGTTCGGGTCACGATGGTCATTTCCTCATTCAGGACAAGGGTATCATCCACCGGGTCTGCCGAGGCCAGCGTTGCGGCCATGAGGCCGGCGGTAAGGGTGACGGTCAGTCGTTTCATCCTTGTCCCTCCCAAGACAATTGGCTCATTCGACGGTGATCTTCTTGCTTTCTTCGTAGACCGATCCGTCATCGTCGTACCATGTGAACTTGAATTCACCCGACGCGGGTACGATTGCCTCGAACTCCATATACGGATTGGTCGAAATTGCCGGTTCCAGCACCACATCAACGACGTTCTCGCCATTGAAATCGCAGGTGAAACGGTTGATGATCGAGCGTGGAATGACGTTGCCGTCGCTGTCCTTGCGCTGACCGGATTCCATCTTGTGGCTGATCAGCGTCTTGATGGTGATCGCCTCGCCTGCCGATGCTGTCTTGGGGACTTTGACGCGGGGTTTTACGCCTTCTGCCATGACTTTAACTCCTTTTAGCCGCCGCAGCCGCCGATTGTGACCTTGACCGTCGTGGACGCCTTGACGAACGAGCCGTCCTGAAGTTTGGCGATGGCAATCACGTCCTGCGTCCCGGCAAGGCGGATGCGGGTCGACGCGGCGCGCGAGGCGGCCAGCGGCCCGAACTTGAATGTCGCCACTGCGGGCGTGGGGTTGCCAAGGGCCAGCACCATGATCTCGACCGCGCTGTCCGAAGACACCTCGATCGGAACGGTGTTGCCGTTTTCGGCGATCTCGGGTGCGGTCAGCGTTATGTCGCCCTCGCCCACCTCGGCGCCGCCGGTGAAGGCCGCGATCGCCTCGTCGCCCGTCGCTGCGGCAGCGGCGGACAGGGGAATGCCCGCCATAAGGGCGGCGCCGACCCCCATCAAAATTGCATCGCGTCGTGTCAGTTGCATCTATGAACCTCCAAAAGGCCCGCGCGGGCCGTTAGTCTGTCGGGGTGGTCAGGACTCCTTGAGCGTGACCAGATAGGCCACCACATCCTCGATCTGCTGCGCGTTCAGAAGCGGGCCGAACGTGTCATCCGCCGCCGTGCCGGTGTAGGCCTTGCCGGGGCGGATGAAACCGTCGACCTTGTAAAAGGACGGCATCAGGCTTTGATCGAACGTCAGTTTGGCGTTGGATACGATGCCGCGCAGCTGCGCCTCGCTCCACCGGTCGCCGGCGCCATCCAGCGCCGGGCCAATCTCACCCTGAAAGGGAATATCGGGCATTTCGCTGATCTGGTGGCAGGCGATGCAGTTGCCCAGCCCCTTGCTGCCGACGATCGTGCGCCCGTTCGCCGCATCGCCCGGAGCGCCGGTCAACGACGTTTCGATGCTGCCATCGACATAGGCCACATCGGATGGCGCTGTCTCAGCGGCGATGGCGGCACCTGTCGATGCGGCAAAGGCCAGTATCATGAGGATTT
This window harbors:
- the soxA gene encoding sulfur oxidation c-type cytochrome SoxA — protein: MKRLTVTLTAGLMAATLASADPVDDTLVLNEEMTIVTRTDAPPAVSDVLDEVISGWHYRGDETRAMQADDFDNPGMIFVEQAEDVWNTAEGSEGKSCADCHGASEDMAGVRPVYPKWNEEAGEVRTMEMQINDCRENRMGAEPWKYTGGDMVNMTALIASVSRGMPVNVASDGPAQSTWEQGKELYYTRFGQLELACASCHEQNNGKMIRADHLSQGQINGFPVYRLKNTKLNAAHARFKGCVRDTRAETFAPGSPEFVALELYVATRGNGLGVEGPSVRN
- the soxZ gene encoding thiosulfate oxidation carrier complex protein SoxZ is translated as MAEGVKPRVKVPKTASAGEAITIKTLISHKMESGQRKDSDGNVIPRSIINRFTCDFNGENVVDVVLEPAISTNPYMEFEAIVPASGEFKFTWYDDDGSVYEESKKITVE
- the soxY gene encoding thiosulfate oxidation carrier protein SoxY → MQLTRRDAILMGVGAALMAGIPLSAAAAATGDEAIAAFTGGAEVGEGDITLTAPEIAENGNTVPIEVSSDSAVEIMVLALGNPTPAVATFKFGPLAASRAASTRIRLAGTQDVIAIAKLQDGSFVKASTTVKVTIGGCGG
- the soxX gene encoding sulfur oxidation c-type cytochrome SoxX, with translation MERKILMILAFAASTGAAIAAETAPSDVAYVDGSIETSLTGAPGDAANGRTIVGSKGLGNCIACHQISEMPDIPFQGEIGPALDGAGDRWSEAQLRGIVSNAKLTFDQSLMPSFYKVDGFIRPGKAYTGTAADDTFGPLLNAQQIEDVVAYLVTLKES